In the genome of Altererythrobacter sp. TH136, one region contains:
- the trpB gene encoding tryptophan synthase subunit beta, protein MNTAPNSYRNMPDERGHFGDYGGRYVAETLMPLILELETAYRSAQADPAFQAQFDDLMAHYVGRPSPLYFAERLTEALGGAQVWFKRDELNHTGAHKINNCIGQILLAIRMGKRKIIAETGAGQHGVATATVCARFGLPCTIFMGATDVSRQQPNVFRMKLLGAEVIPVTSGAATLKDAMNEAMRHWVANVEDTFYIIGTAAGPHPYPEMVRDFQSVIGTEARAQLLERTGRLPDLLVAAIGGGSNAIGLFHPFLDDAEVKMLGVEAAGHGLDKEHAASLAGGSPGVLHGNKTYLLQDDDGQITEAHSISAGLDYPGIGPEHAWLKDTGRVEYTAITDDEALDAFQMLCRTEGIIPALEPSHAIAAVAKRAKEMDRDAIILANLCGRGDKDIFTVAEHLGVQM, encoded by the coding sequence ATGAACACCGCTCCCAACTCCTACCGTAACATGCCGGACGAACGCGGGCACTTCGGCGATTACGGAGGCCGTTACGTCGCCGAAACGCTGATGCCGCTGATCCTGGAGTTGGAGACCGCGTATCGCTCCGCGCAGGCGGACCCGGCTTTTCAGGCGCAATTCGACGATTTGATGGCCCACTACGTCGGCCGCCCCTCCCCGCTCTATTTCGCCGAGAGACTGACTGAGGCGCTGGGCGGCGCGCAAGTGTGGTTCAAGCGCGACGAGCTCAACCACACCGGCGCGCACAAGATCAACAATTGCATCGGCCAGATCCTGCTCGCGATCCGCATGGGCAAGCGCAAGATCATCGCCGAAACCGGCGCGGGCCAGCACGGTGTCGCCACCGCCACCGTCTGTGCGCGGTTCGGCCTGCCGTGCACGATCTTCATGGGCGCGACGGACGTTAGCCGCCAGCAGCCCAACGTGTTTCGCATGAAGCTGCTCGGCGCCGAGGTGATCCCCGTCACCAGCGGCGCGGCGACACTGAAGGACGCGATGAACGAGGCGATGCGCCATTGGGTCGCGAACGTGGAAGACACGTTCTACATCATCGGCACCGCCGCGGGCCCGCACCCGTACCCGGAGATGGTGCGCGATTTCCAAAGCGTGATCGGCACCGAAGCGCGGGCGCAACTGCTCGAACGCACCGGCCGCCTGCCCGACCTGCTGGTCGCCGCGATCGGCGGCGGCAGCAACGCGATCGGTCTGTTCCATCCCTTCCTCGACGATGCGGAGGTCAAGATGCTTGGCGTCGAGGCGGCGGGGCATGGGCTCGACAAGGAACACGCCGCGTCGCTCGCGGGTGGATCGCCCGGCGTGCTTCACGGCAACAAGACCTACCTGCTGCAGGACGACGACGGCCAGATCACCGAAGCACACTCGATCAGCGCGGGGCTCGACTATCCCGGCATCGGCCCCGAGCACGCCTGGCTCAAGGACACCGGCCGGGTCGAATACACCGCCATCACCGATGACGAGGCGCTGGACGCGTTCCAGATGCTGTGCCGCACCGAGGGCATCATCCCCGCGCTCGAACCCAGCCACGCCATCGCCGCCGTCGCCAAGCGCGCGAAGGAGATGGACCGCGACGCGATCATTTTGGCAAACCTGTGCGGGCGCGGGGACAAGGACATCTTCACGGTGGCGGAGCATCTCGGAGTCCAGATGTGA
- a CDS encoding GNAT family N-acetyltransferase: MSAIERAAPGDAPALKRLLEAAYRGDSARRGWNHEADILDDERVTAEELAGVLADPHTAMLVAREGDALVGCVAVTRKGAHLAYLGMLCVEPALQSSGLGRRLLDAAEERARQDGVAAMEMTVIDSRDVLIAWYERRGYRRTGETRPFPVRRDPPITFAVLEKRLTTA, translated from the coding sequence TTGAGCGCAATCGAGCGCGCAGCGCCCGGTGATGCCCCTGCCCTCAAGCGCCTGCTCGAGGCGGCGTATCGCGGCGATTCGGCGCGGCGCGGGTGGAACCATGAGGCCGACATCCTCGACGATGAGCGGGTCACTGCTGAAGAGCTCGCCGGCGTGCTGGCCGATCCTCACACGGCGATGCTGGTGGCGCGCGAAGGCGACGCTCTGGTCGGCTGCGTCGCGGTCACCCGCAAGGGGGCGCACCTCGCCTACCTGGGGATGCTCTGCGTCGAGCCTGCTCTCCAGTCGTCGGGTCTCGGCCGCCGCCTGCTCGATGCCGCAGAGGAGCGCGCGCGCCAGGATGGCGTCGCCGCGATGGAGATGACCGTGATCGACAGCCGTGATGTCCTGATCGCCTGGTACGAGCGGCGCGGTTACCGAAGGACGGGTGAGACCCGCCCGTTCCCCGTGCGGCGCGATCCGCCGATCACCTTTGCGGTGCTGGAAAAGCGGCTCACCACAGCCTAG
- the pyrF gene encoding orotidine-5'-phosphate decarboxylase, whose product MSNPVYLALDLPRLDDARALASRVKGHVGGLKLGLEFFCAHGHHGVHEIARVGLPIFLDLKLHDIPNTVAGAMQAIHVLEPAIVTVHASGGRAMMEDAKAAAGNGTRVVAVTMLTSLDERDLQRTGVNGCAHDQVMRLADLAQSAGLDGIVCSGHEVKAVHGQWKDGFFVVPGLRLADHVVGDQKRVVTPRAARDDGASVLVVGRPISRAEDPLAAARAIEATL is encoded by the coding sequence ATGAGCAATCCGGTCTACCTTGCGCTCGATCTGCCGCGGCTGGATGACGCGAGGGCGCTCGCCAGCAGGGTCAAGGGCCATGTCGGCGGCCTCAAGCTGGGGCTCGAATTCTTCTGCGCCCATGGCCATCACGGGGTGCACGAGATCGCGCGGGTCGGCCTGCCGATCTTCCTCGACCTCAAGTTGCACGACATCCCCAACACGGTCGCCGGGGCTATGCAAGCGATCCACGTGCTGGAACCGGCGATCGTGACCGTCCACGCCAGCGGCGGGCGGGCGATGATGGAAGATGCCAAGGCGGCGGCGGGCAATGGAACCCGGGTCGTCGCGGTGACGATGCTCACCAGCCTCGACGAGCGCGACCTGCAGCGCACCGGCGTGAACGGCTGCGCGCACGACCAGGTGATGCGGCTTGCCGACCTCGCCCAATCGGCCGGGCTCGATGGCATCGTCTGCTCTGGACACGAGGTTAAGGCGGTGCACGGCCAGTGGAAGGATGGCTTTTTCGTCGTCCCCGGCCTGCGGCTGGCGGACCACGTGGTCGGTGATCAGAAGCGCGTGGTCACCCCGCGTGCCGCGCGTGACGACGGCGCCAGCGTGCTGGTGGTCGGGCGGCCGATCAGCCGGGCCGAGGACCCGCTCGCCGCCGCGCGCGCCATCGAGGCGACGCTTTGA
- a CDS encoding DUF1049 domain-containing protein: protein MQIVRTILWVALLVLLLAFSFFNWRPVEVQIWDNLVLETKIPALVVTSFLLGLIPMWLVHRGSKWRLQRRITTLETSVRANAVTPAAPAASSASPAPAPAHAHPAAEPLAPAPVDGAPVRRDDILG, encoded by the coding sequence ATGCAGATCGTCCGCACAATTCTTTGGGTCGCGCTGCTGGTCCTCCTGCTCGCGTTCAGCTTCTTCAACTGGCGCCCCGTCGAAGTGCAGATCTGGGATAACCTGGTGCTGGAAACCAAGATTCCGGCACTGGTGGTGACGTCGTTCCTGCTGGGCCTGATCCCGATGTGGCTGGTCCACCGGGGCAGCAAGTGGCGGCTGCAGCGGCGTATCACCACGCTGGAGACCTCCGTGCGCGCCAACGCCGTGACCCCGGCTGCCCCCGCAGCGTCCTCGGCGTCGCCCGCGCCCGCGCCCGCGCACGCCCATCCGGCCGCCGAACCGCTGGCACCCGCGCCGGTCGACGGTGCACCGGTGCGGCGGGACGACATCCTGGGATGA
- a CDS encoding phosphoribosylanthranilate isomerase: MTAPLIKICGISDAAALDIAIAERADYAGLVFFAPSPRNLSFPDAAALAQRSGAAISRVGVFVDPADDLLREAVEAGRLGALQVHRVTAARRAEIRARFGLPVWAVVEVSQPADLTARAHLEAADRVIYDAKTPAGSALPGGMGLAFDWTMLSGMSQPAPWGLAGGLSPANVAEAVRITGAPLVDASSGLESAPGVKDPDRIRAFIAAARGA, from the coding sequence ATGACAGCGCCCCTGATCAAGATTTGCGGAATCAGCGACGCCGCCGCGCTCGATATCGCGATCGCGGAGCGCGCCGACTACGCCGGCCTGGTGTTCTTCGCGCCCAGCCCGCGTAACCTGAGCTTCCCTGATGCCGCGGCGCTCGCCCAGCGATCCGGAGCGGCGATCAGCCGGGTGGGGGTGTTCGTCGATCCGGCTGACGACCTGCTGCGCGAAGCGGTCGAGGCGGGGCGACTGGGCGCCCTGCAGGTTCACCGCGTCACCGCAGCGCGGCGAGCGGAAATCCGCGCCCGCTTCGGCTTGCCCGTGTGGGCGGTGGTGGAGGTCAGCCAGCCCGCCGATCTCACCGCGCGCGCCCATCTCGAGGCGGCGGACCGCGTGATCTATGACGCCAAGACGCCAGCGGGCAGCGCGCTGCCGGGCGGCATGGGGTTGGCGTTCGACTGGACGATGCTGTCGGGCATGTCGCAGCCCGCGCCATGGGGACTGGCCGGCGGATTGAGCCCCGCCAACGTGGCCGAAGCGGTGCGCATCACCGGTGCGCCGCTGGTCGACGCGTCCAGCGGGCTCGAAAGCGCGCCCGGCGTAAAGGACCCCGACAGGATCCGGGCGTTCATCGCCGCTGCGCGCGGTGCCTGA
- the trpA gene encoding tryptophan synthase subunit alpha — translation MTRLASAFTKGHSALVCFITAGDGDTAANLDALVAGGADVIELGMPFTDPMADGPAIQAANLRSLGAGTTTRDVLMIANEFRDRHPDVPLVLMGYANPMIRRGPEWFAAEASGCGVDGVICVDIPPEEDDALGPALRAEGIDLIRLATPTTDTARLPAVLEGSSGFVYYVSVAGITGLQQAAPASIESAVARLKTATNLPVAVGFGVRTPEQASAIARVADGVVVGSALVELCAQPNAPERLQALTASLAEAVHTARKDVHV, via the coding sequence ATGACACGCCTTGCCTCCGCATTCACCAAGGGCCACTCCGCTCTCGTCTGCTTCATCACCGCAGGCGATGGCGACACCGCGGCCAACCTTGACGCGCTGGTCGCGGGCGGCGCGGACGTGATCGAACTGGGGATGCCGTTCACCGATCCGATGGCCGACGGGCCGGCGATCCAGGCGGCGAACCTGCGCAGCCTTGGCGCGGGCACGACCACCCGTGACGTGCTGATGATCGCCAACGAGTTCCGCGACCGTCACCCCGATGTGCCGCTCGTCCTGATGGGCTATGCCAACCCGATGATCCGCCGCGGACCCGAATGGTTCGCCGCCGAGGCCAGTGGTTGCGGTGTCGACGGGGTGATCTGCGTCGACATCCCGCCCGAGGAGGATGACGCGCTCGGCCCCGCGCTGCGTGCCGAAGGGATCGACCTGATCCGCCTCGCCACCCCGACCACCGACACCGCGCGGCTGCCGGCGGTGCTCGAAGGTTCGTCCGGCTTCGTCTATTACGTCTCGGTCGCCGGGATCACCGGGCTGCAGCAGGCCGCCCCCGCCTCGATCGAGAGCGCGGTCGCCCGGCTGAAGACCGCGACCAACCTTCCGGTCGCTGTCGGCTTCGGCGTGCGGACACCGGAGCAAGCCAGCGCGATCGCCCGGGTTGCGGATGGCGTGGTCGTCGGCTCCGCGCTGGTAGAGCTGTGCGCCCAGCCGAACGCCCCTGAACGCTTGCAAGCGCTGACCGCTTCGCTAGCGGAAGCCGTCCACACAGCACGGAAAGACGTCCATGTATAA